A stretch of Channa argus isolate prfri chromosome 16, Channa argus male v1.0, whole genome shotgun sequence DNA encodes these proteins:
- the cln8 gene encoding protein CLN8, with amino-acid sequence MGPEQHISPLPQPSAEYFSLDYRLQLIGLGFGVYAAIFFVSHLISVALFRTYNSLLTKEKVFWNLAATRAVFGIQSTVAGLRALTEDSLLFSDKVRGQEDWSWFNVLTATGFFLFENVALHCSSVVFWSFDLPLATHHFFALSGYASAVVWDSMGHFLPMVTLLLEVSTPFTCISWMLLKAGWALTLFWKTNQWVMIHMFHCRMVITYYMWWITLTHWQELNTHMAQPPLLMFLIGLALLTLIMNPLWMHKKTMQLLNPVDWNFDNKQAPLNGPTEGRSKGSVKPHAS; translated from the exons ATGGGTCCTGAGCAGCACATCAGCCCTCTTCCTCAGCCCAGTGCAGAATACTTCTCGTTGGACTATCGCCTCCAGCTTATTGGGCTGGGATTTGGGGTTTATGCAGCAATATTTTTCGTCTCCCACCTCATTTCAGTGGCTCTGTTCCGCACCTACAACTCCCTATTAACTAAGGAGAAGGTTTTCTGGAACCTTGCAGCTACTCGGGCAGTATTTGGCATCCAGAGTACTGTTGCCGGTCTTCGGGCTCTGACTGAAGACTCGTTGTTATTCAGTGACAAAGTAAGGGGACAAGAAGACTGGTCTTGGTTTAATGTCCTCACGGCCACgggtttctttttatttgagaATGTAGCACTTCACTGCTCCAGTGTGGTGTTTTGGTCGTTCGACCTCCCACTTGCGACCCATCATTTCTTCGCCCTGTCAGGATATGCATCGGCGGTGGTGTGGGATTCAATGGGCCACTTTCTGCCAATGGTTACGCTTTTGCTGGAAGTGAGCACACCATTCACCTGCATATCCTGGATGTTACTAAAG GCCGGCTGGGCACTCACCCTGTTCTGGAAAACTAATCAGTGGGTGATGATCCACATGTTCCACTGTCGTATGGTGATCACCTACTACATGTGGTGGATAACTTTGACCCACTGGCAAGAGCTCAACACTCACATGGCCCAGCCTCCACTTCTGATGTTCTTAATAGGCCTTGCTCTGCTTACACTTATCATGAACCCCCTCTGGATGCACAAGAAGACCATGCAGCTGCTCAACCCAGTGGACTGGAACTTTGACAACAAGCAAGCCCCCTTAAACGGTCCCACAGAAGGCCGGTCTAAAGGTTCTGTCAAACCTCATGCCAGCTGA